The genomic stretch AGAAACCGACGAACACATCTGGGGTTCATTTGCTGGCCCATTCTACTTCGTGCGTTGGGCAAGTTTCGCTGACGAAGTAAAAGTTTAAAAAAATTTATGAAAATTTCCTTGACCTGAAAAAACTAACCCATCTTGCCATCTCCTTGGCCATCCGCCTCGGATATCTCCAATCAGAAATTTACTTAAGTGGTTGAAAGGGTACACAAACCTGGTACATTTAGCGAGTGTCAGCAAGCAGGATTAACAAGATCAAGATGAGAGTTCTGGTTATTGGTGGCGACGGTTATTGTGGTTGGGCGACAGCACTTTATCTTTCCAACAAAGGTTATGAAGTTGGCATCCTAGACAGCTTAGTAAGGCGACACTGGGATTTAGAACTATGTGTGGAAACCCTAACTCCGATCGCACCTATTCAACAACGCCTCCAGCGTTGGCAAGATATTACAGGGAAAAAAATCGAATTATTCATTGGTGATATTACCAACTACGATTTTCTCAGTAAAGCGCTGCACAAATTTCAACCAGATGCGATCGTCCACTTTGGCGAACAGCGTTCCGCACCATTTTCCATGATTGACCGCGAGCACGCTGTTCTCACCCAAGTTAACAACGTCACGGGAACACTCAACCTTCTTTACGCCATGAAGGAAGATTTCCCCGATTGTCATTTGGTCAAATTAGGCACAATGGGTGAATATGGAACACCCAATATCGACATTGAGGAAGGTTACATCACCATCGAGCATAACGGACGCAAAGATACCTTACCGTATCCTAAGCAACCAGGCTCAATGTATCACCTTTCCAAAGTGCATGACAGTCACAATATCCATTTTGCCTGTCGGATTTGGGGATTACGTGCCACAGACTTAAATCAGGGAGTCGTTTACGGCGTGCTGACAGAAGAAACTGGCATGGATGAACTGTTGATTAACCGCTTAGACTACGACGGCGTTTTTGGTACTGCCCTGAATCGTTTTTGCATTCAAGCAGCAATCAATCACCCGATTACAGTTTACGGTCAAGGTGGTCAAACCCGGGCATTTTTGGATATTCGGGACACAGTAAAATGTATAGAATTGGCGATCGCAAATCCAGCCCAACCAGGCGAATTCCGCGTCTTTAACCAATTCACCGAACAATTTAACGTCGGCGAACTAGCTTTAATGGTGAAAAAAGCTGGTACAGCATTGGGATTAAACGTAGAAATCAGTAACTTGGAAAACCCCCGCATCGAAAAAGAAGAACACTACTTCAACGCCAAAAACACCAACTTACTAGATTTAGGCTTACAACCTCACTATCTCTCC from Phormidium ambiguum IAM M-71 encodes the following:
- a CDS encoding NAD-dependent epimerase/dehydratase family protein — encoded protein: MRVLVIGGDGYCGWATALYLSNKGYEVGILDSLVRRHWDLELCVETLTPIAPIQQRLQRWQDITGKKIELFIGDITNYDFLSKALHKFQPDAIVHFGEQRSAPFSMIDREHAVLTQVNNVTGTLNLLYAMKEDFPDCHLVKLGTMGEYGTPNIDIEEGYITIEHNGRKDTLPYPKQPGSMYHLSKVHDSHNIHFACRIWGLRATDLNQGVVYGVLTEETGMDELLINRLDYDGVFGTALNRFCIQAAINHPITVYGQGGQTRAFLDIRDTVKCIELAIANPAQPGEFRVFNQFTEQFNVGELALMVKKAGTALGLNVEISNLENPRIEKEEHYFNAKNTNLLDLGLQPHYLSDALLDSLLNFAVKYQNRVDKNQILPKVNWRR